The proteins below are encoded in one region of Knoellia sp. S7-12:
- a CDS encoding LysM peptidoglycan-binding domain-containing protein — protein MVIALPPATVPPAAVMPATVSTHSSPAPHGWTTYTVKDGDTLIGLAATFKTTPRTLAAKNNISDARRLWAGATIQVPGRVGSTTKAVPRAQARSAAAHTVTEGETLYGIAARYRTTVPALAKANGISPGSFIFPGQQLRLSGSATATPQGITRTAPAAKSAGTAYTVRAGDTLLGIADKHGRTVSALVKANGLRGTMIYPGQRLAIPGTAARKSAPNAALPNTFFGVKYPDKVVANAARNRELLATRSVPTRAETKALVAATARRHGVDPRLALAISMQESGWNQKQVSVANAIGIMQVIPSGGEWASSLVGRKLNLLDPQDNATAGVVMLKALTRASGSEDTAIAGYYQGLSSVQSRGMYTDTKRYVANIKALKGRM, from the coding sequence ATGGTCATCGCCCTGCCCCCTGCGACGGTGCCTCCCGCCGCCGTCATGCCCGCCACGGTCTCGACCCACTCCAGCCCGGCACCACATGGCTGGACGACCTACACGGTCAAGGACGGTGACACCCTCATCGGGCTCGCGGCAACCTTCAAGACCACCCCGCGAACGTTGGCGGCCAAGAACAACATCAGCGACGCCCGTCGCCTCTGGGCCGGAGCGACCATCCAGGTGCCAGGTCGGGTGGGGTCGACGACCAAGGCCGTGCCTCGTGCCCAGGCACGTTCGGCAGCCGCTCACACCGTCACCGAGGGCGAGACCCTCTATGGCATCGCCGCCCGCTACCGCACGACGGTCCCGGCACTGGCGAAGGCCAACGGGATCTCCCCGGGGTCATTCATCTTCCCCGGCCAGCAGCTGCGCCTGTCCGGGTCAGCCACCGCGACGCCACAGGGCATCACCAGGACGGCCCCGGCGGCAAAGTCTGCTGGCACGGCATACACGGTTCGGGCAGGCGACACCCTGCTCGGCATCGCGGACAAGCACGGTCGCACCGTCTCTGCACTCGTCAAGGCCAACGGTCTGCGCGGCACCATGATCTACCCCGGCCAGCGGCTCGCCATCCCCGGCACGGCCGCACGCAAGAGCGCTCCCAATGCAGCTCTGCCCAATACGTTCTTCGGCGTGAAGTACCCCGACAAGGTGGTCGCGAACGCTGCACGCAACCGCGAACTCCTCGCCACCCGCTCGGTGCCGACCCGTGCCGAGACCAAGGCCCTCGTGGCGGCAACGGCTCGTCGCCACGGCGTCGACCCGCGTCTCGCTCTCGCGATCTCCATGCAGGAGTCGGGCTGGAACCAGAAGCAGGTCTCCGTCGCCAACGCCATCGGCATCATGCAGGTCATCCCTTCCGGCGGCGAGTGGGCGTCGTCTCTCGTCGGACGCAAACTCAACCTGCTCGATCCGCAGGACAACGCGACGGCCGGCGTCGTCATGCTCAAGGCCCTCACGAGGGCCTCGGGGTCCGAGGACACTGCCATCGCGGGCTACTACCAAGGCCTTTCCTCGGTGCAGTCGCGCGGCATGTACACCGACACCAAGCGCTACGTCGCGAACATCAAGGCGCTCAAGGGTCGTATGTGA
- the pknB gene encoding Stk1 family PASTA domain-containing Ser/Thr kinase yields MSTAPTDDLVGEILDGRYRVIERLADGGMATVYLALDTRLDREVALKVMRPHLAQDATFRSRFHREARSAARLSHPGVVAVFDQGEDDGRMFLAMEYVPGQTLREVIDTEGALTPRAAIDIMVPVLDALAAAHHAGIIHRDIKPENVILREDGAVKVADFGLARAVTSQTVTSSSGLLLGTVAYLSPEQVERGIADARSDVYAAGLVFFEMLTGSKAFDGDTAINVAYQHVHTGAPRLRSRSPESPEILDEVVAAATSLDPDGRPADAAAFAALIRTARRELTADELDDRPSDAEAIASTITRTTALPIERPSRSIERPTASHAGPSLRDQVRGAPPATAGVAVRRVAQRPPRRAVWPWILVVVSAAIASATAWFFLAGPGAPTIVPAIVGQPVVAAASSLRTQHLDPARQDGFSETVAKGLVISTTPKANAEVRRGTSVTLVVSKGPERHDVPTLAGVSLAEAQNQITGANLVVGKITETFHEEVDDGQVIASNPKVGTQLKRGTSVALTVSKGRQPITVENFTGKPFADAKSTLERAGLVVEEGGAQENSDTVPKDSIIRQEPARGNLFKGDKVSVVVSKGPVLITVPGGLVGRQFTEVKATLETAGFKVTEKQAIPGINFGTVQGVNLPEGSQQPKGSEIVVTTV; encoded by the coding sequence GTGTCCACCGCCCCCACCGACGACCTTGTCGGCGAGATCCTCGACGGTCGCTACCGCGTCATCGAGCGTCTTGCTGACGGTGGAATGGCCACGGTCTACCTTGCCCTTGACACGAGACTAGACCGCGAGGTCGCCCTCAAGGTCATGCGACCGCACCTTGCGCAGGACGCCACGTTTCGCTCCCGCTTCCACCGGGAGGCGCGGTCTGCTGCGCGCCTGTCCCATCCCGGTGTCGTGGCCGTTTTCGATCAGGGCGAGGACGACGGTCGGATGTTCCTCGCGATGGAGTACGTCCCGGGACAGACGCTGCGGGAAGTCATCGACACCGAGGGTGCGCTGACTCCCAGGGCTGCGATCGACATCATGGTCCCGGTGCTCGACGCGCTCGCCGCTGCCCACCACGCCGGCATCATCCACCGTGACATCAAGCCCGAGAACGTCATCCTGCGCGAGGACGGCGCGGTCAAGGTGGCCGACTTCGGGCTCGCTCGTGCTGTGACCTCGCAGACCGTGACGTCATCGTCCGGACTTCTCCTCGGCACGGTCGCCTACCTCTCCCCCGAACAGGTCGAGCGCGGCATCGCCGACGCCCGCAGTGACGTCTATGCCGCGGGTCTGGTCTTCTTCGAGATGCTCACCGGCTCCAAGGCCTTCGACGGCGACACAGCGATCAACGTCGCCTACCAGCACGTCCACACAGGCGCCCCGCGTCTGCGCAGTCGCTCTCCCGAGTCCCCTGAGATCCTTGATGAGGTCGTTGCGGCCGCGACCTCGCTCGACCCCGACGGACGCCCTGCCGACGCCGCCGCGTTCGCAGCCCTCATTCGAACCGCCCGCCGCGAACTCACAGCCGACGAGCTCGACGACCGTCCGTCGGACGCCGAAGCGATTGCCTCGACCATCACCCGCACCACGGCGCTGCCGATCGAGCGCCCCAGCCGCTCGATCGAGCGCCCGACCGCATCGCACGCTGGGCCGTCGTTGCGCGATCAGGTGCGCGGGGCACCGCCGGCCACGGCAGGCGTCGCCGTGCGCAGAGTCGCTCAACGTCCGCCTCGTCGTGCTGTGTGGCCCTGGATCCTCGTCGTCGTGTCCGCCGCGATCGCGTCGGCCACAGCGTGGTTCTTCCTCGCCGGCCCGGGCGCCCCGACCATCGTCCCGGCCATTGTCGGCCAGCCGGTGGTTGCCGCAGCGTCCTCGCTGCGCACACAGCACCTCGACCCCGCGCGCCAAGATGGCTTCAGCGAAACCGTCGCCAAGGGACTCGTCATCTCGACGACACCCAAGGCCAATGCCGAGGTCCGCCGCGGCACCTCCGTCACCCTCGTCGTCTCCAAGGGGCCCGAGCGGCACGATGTGCCCACCTTGGCCGGGGTGAGTCTGGCCGAGGCCCAGAACCAGATCACGGGCGCCAACCTCGTGGTCGGCAAGATCACCGAGACCTTCCATGAAGAGGTCGATGACGGGCAGGTGATCGCCAGCAACCCCAAGGTCGGCACCCAGCTCAAACGCGGCACCTCAGTAGCCCTCACCGTCAGCAAGGGACGTCAGCCGATCACGGTCGAGAACTTCACCGGCAAGCCGTTTGCTGACGCCAAGTCCACTCTCGAAAGGGCCGGCCTCGTCGTCGAGGAGGGTGGCGCCCAGGAGAACAGCGACACCGTCCCCAAGGACTCGATCATCCGTCAGGAGCCGGCCCGAGGGAATCTGTTCAAGGGGGACAAGGTCTCGGTCGTCGTGTCCAAGGGACCAGTGC